One genomic region from Phycodurus eques isolate BA_2022a chromosome 16, UOR_Pequ_1.1, whole genome shotgun sequence encodes:
- the mrtfbb gene encoding myocardin-related transcription factor B isoform X4, with the protein MGLQSWPPSTAPSMMACLHVETPSICTGKFKSALQLRLQHRRSREQLVEQGIMPPLKAPAAFHERICSLERARTGNLLKHKLSRRPARSELVRMHILKEGEADASVQAAQMKLKRARLADDLSQKISSRPGPMELVEKNILPVDTGVNKGHDGDSPDPREPADVYTFTEDNSDALSPDPCRRTSPSTGSASPIPTDVSLPCSSSSVQQISPKPPGEKTRSSKKSREAKPRIRKLKYHQYIPPDHHKHEFKPLPAAVAAAAHVDAAYVRILQQQQHFLQLQILSQQHFGHQQAALNSTGEFQTSCSAKVSNENCKPNQLPANVDEMKVAELKVELKLRSLPVSGTKMDLIERLKLYHESFAGVETKAPENTPPVSPKVSVSEDNGGADGPAAASPDESGSREKDRRLYEKERQIEELKRRLEREQRLVEQLKLQLEVEKRSQQPGESSPPGLGPLPPLEEERVEVGTEEDTERSLVTPPASALAMQPHHGGVKLQPAKIDDSAPLSKTIHHGHPPPAFVPPPLRKCKNLREPPRYEDAVKHTRMLPAIQGLCAASQQMDDLFDILIESGEMSPFLKPDPPDPNKRVPVTPSVTLLPVNTVLSRPPPRVQVAHMPAEELPLPLVAMDMDLDDDVDADSDLHAMDWLDLSVSAGEGVFSTDFLDTYQLL; encoded by the exons ATGGGACTCCAGAGCTGGCCCCCCAGCACAGCACCCTCCATGATGGCCTGCCTCCATGTGGAGACCCCCTCCATCTGCACGGGCAAATTCAAATCAG CCCTTCAGCTCCGCCTGCAGCACAGACGAAGTCGAGAGCAACTTGTGGAGCAAGGCATCATGCCCC CTCTGAAAGCCCCTGCCGCCTTCCATGAGCGCATTTGCAGTCTGGAGAGAGCGAGG ACAGGGAACTTACTGAAGCACAAGCTTTCCCGCAGACCCGCTCGCTCCGAGCTGGTCCGCATGCACATCCTAAAAG AGGGCGAGGCCGACGCTTCCGTGCAGGCCGCTCAGATGAAGCTGAAGAGGGCGCGGCTGGCCGACGACCTCAGCCAGAAGATCTCCAGCAGGCCTGGACCCATGGAGCTGGTGGAGAAGAACATCCTGCCCGTGGACACCGGTGTCAACAAGGGCCATGACG GTGATAGTCCAGACCCTCGCGAGCCAGCAGATGTGTACACTTTCACTGAGGACAACAGTGACGCTTTATCGCCGGACCCATGTCGCCGAACGTCTCCGAGCACCGGCTCGGCCTCGCCGATTCCGACCGACGTGTCTCTTCCCTGTTCCAGCTCCTCCGTGCAG CAGATCTCGCCAAAGCCGCCGGGCGAGAAAACCCGCAGCAGCAAAAAGAGCCGAGAGGCCAAGCCGAGGATACGCAAGTTAAAGTATCATCAGTACATCCCCCCGGACCACCACAAGCACGAGTTTAAGCCTTTGCCGGcagcggtggcggcggcggcgcacgTGGACGCCGCTTATGTGCGCatcctgcagcagcagcagcattttcTGCAGCTGCAGATCCTTAGCCAGCAGCACTTCGGCCACCAGCAGGCAGCGCTCAA TTCAACAGGCGAGTTCCAAACCAGCTGCTCCGCCAAGGTTTCGAATGAAAACTGCAAGCCGAATCAGTTACCGGCCAACGTGGACGAGATGAAg GTGGCTGAGCTGAAAGTGGAGCTCAAACTGCGCTCACTTCCCGTCTCTGGAACCAAGATGGATCTGATCGAGCGACTAAAGTTGTATCACGAAAGCTTCGCCGGCGTGGAGACGAAAGCTCCCGAAAACACCCCACCGGTGTCCCCCAAAGTGTCCGTCTCGGAGGACAACGGCGGGGCGGACGGTCCCGCGGCGGCCTCTCCGGACGAGAGCGGGTCCCGTGAAAAAGACCGGCGTCTCTACGAGAAGGAGCGTCAGATCGAGGAGCTGAAGAGGAGGCTGGAGCGCGAGCAGAGGCTGGTGGAGCAGCTCAAGCTGCAGCTGGAGGTGGAGAAGAGGAGCCAGCAGCCGGGAGAGTCCTCACCACCCGGCCTCGGTCCTCTTCCTCCCCTGGAGGAGGAACGCGTGGAGGTCGGAACCGAGGAGGACACGGAGCGGAGCCTCGTAACACCGCCTGCCTCGGCGCTCGCAATGCAACCGCATCACGGCGGCGTCAAATTGCAGCCGGCAAAAATAGACGACTCAGCACCTCTGAGCAAg ACCATCCATCACGGTCATCCTCCTCCAGCCTTCGTGCCGCCGCCGCTGCGCAAATGTAAAAACCTCCGAGAGCCTCCTCGCTATGAAGATGCCGTCAAACACACGCGCATGCTGCCTGCTATACAG GGCTTGTGTGCTGCGAGTCAGCAGATGGATGACCTGTTCGACATCCTCATTGAAAGCGGTG AGATGTCTCCCTTCCTCAAACCCGACCCTCCTGACCCCAACAAGCGAGTGCCCGTCACGCCCAGCGTCACCCTCCTGCCCGTCAACACGGTCCTGTCGCGCCCTCCGCCCCGCGTCCAGGTCGCACACATGCCCGCCGAGGAGCTTCCTTTACCCCTGGTCGCCATGGATATGGATCTGGACGACGATGTGGACGCGGACTCCGACCTCCACGCCATGGACTGGCTGGACCTGAGCGTATCGGCAGGCGAGGGCGTCTTCTCCACAGACTTCCTGGACACTTACCAGCTGCTCTAG
- the mrtfbb gene encoding myocardin-related transcription factor B isoform X2, with product MGLQSWPPSTAPSMMACLHVETPSICTGKFKSALQLRLQHRRSREQLVEQGIMPPLKAPAAFHERICSLERARTGNLLKHKLSRRPARSELVRMHILKEGEADASVQAAQMKLKRARLADDLSQKISSRPGPMELVEKNILPVDTGVNKGHDGDSPDPREPADVYTFTEDNSDALSPDPCRRTSPSTGSASPIPTDVSLPCSSSSVQISPKPPGEKTRSSKKSREAKPRIRKLKYHQYIPPDHHKHEFKPLPAAVAAAAHVDAAYVRILQQQQHFLQLQILSQQHFGHQQAALNSTGEFQTSCSAKVSNENCKPNQLPANVDEMKVAELKVELKLRSLPVSGTKMDLIERLKLYHESFAGVETKAPENTPPVSPKVSVSEDNGGADGPAAASPDESGSREKDRRLYEKERQIEELKRRLEREQRLVEQLKLQLEVEKRSQQPGESSPPGLGPLPPLEEERVEVGTEEDTERSLVTPPASALAMQPHHGGVKLQPAKIDDSAPLSKTCTGERTAQSVLGPFPSSVTKSPVCEVEHVHVCFVKRADHLLRLLCQTIHHGHPPPAFVPPPLRKCKNLREPPRYEDAVKHTRMLPAIQGLCAASQQMDDLFDILIESGEMSPFLKPDPPDPNKRVPVTPSVTLLPVNTVLSRPPPRVQVAHMPAEELPLPLVAMDMDLDDDVDADSDLHAMDWLDLSVSAGEGVFSTDFLDTYQLL from the exons ATGGGACTCCAGAGCTGGCCCCCCAGCACAGCACCCTCCATGATGGCCTGCCTCCATGTGGAGACCCCCTCCATCTGCACGGGCAAATTCAAATCAG CCCTTCAGCTCCGCCTGCAGCACAGACGAAGTCGAGAGCAACTTGTGGAGCAAGGCATCATGCCCC CTCTGAAAGCCCCTGCCGCCTTCCATGAGCGCATTTGCAGTCTGGAGAGAGCGAGG ACAGGGAACTTACTGAAGCACAAGCTTTCCCGCAGACCCGCTCGCTCCGAGCTGGTCCGCATGCACATCCTAAAAG AGGGCGAGGCCGACGCTTCCGTGCAGGCCGCTCAGATGAAGCTGAAGAGGGCGCGGCTGGCCGACGACCTCAGCCAGAAGATCTCCAGCAGGCCTGGACCCATGGAGCTGGTGGAGAAGAACATCCTGCCCGTGGACACCGGTGTCAACAAGGGCCATGACG GTGATAGTCCAGACCCTCGCGAGCCAGCAGATGTGTACACTTTCACTGAGGACAACAGTGACGCTTTATCGCCGGACCCATGTCGCCGAACGTCTCCGAGCACCGGCTCGGCCTCGCCGATTCCGACCGACGTGTCTCTTCCCTGTTCCAGCTCCTCCGTGCAG ATCTCGCCAAAGCCGCCGGGCGAGAAAACCCGCAGCAGCAAAAAGAGCCGAGAGGCCAAGCCGAGGATACGCAAGTTAAAGTATCATCAGTACATCCCCCCGGACCACCACAAGCACGAGTTTAAGCCTTTGCCGGcagcggtggcggcggcggcgcacgTGGACGCCGCTTATGTGCGCatcctgcagcagcagcagcattttcTGCAGCTGCAGATCCTTAGCCAGCAGCACTTCGGCCACCAGCAGGCAGCGCTCAA TTCAACAGGCGAGTTCCAAACCAGCTGCTCCGCCAAGGTTTCGAATGAAAACTGCAAGCCGAATCAGTTACCGGCCAACGTGGACGAGATGAAg GTGGCTGAGCTGAAAGTGGAGCTCAAACTGCGCTCACTTCCCGTCTCTGGAACCAAGATGGATCTGATCGAGCGACTAAAGTTGTATCACGAAAGCTTCGCCGGCGTGGAGACGAAAGCTCCCGAAAACACCCCACCGGTGTCCCCCAAAGTGTCCGTCTCGGAGGACAACGGCGGGGCGGACGGTCCCGCGGCGGCCTCTCCGGACGAGAGCGGGTCCCGTGAAAAAGACCGGCGTCTCTACGAGAAGGAGCGTCAGATCGAGGAGCTGAAGAGGAGGCTGGAGCGCGAGCAGAGGCTGGTGGAGCAGCTCAAGCTGCAGCTGGAGGTGGAGAAGAGGAGCCAGCAGCCGGGAGAGTCCTCACCACCCGGCCTCGGTCCTCTTCCTCCCCTGGAGGAGGAACGCGTGGAGGTCGGAACCGAGGAGGACACGGAGCGGAGCCTCGTAACACCGCCTGCCTCGGCGCTCGCAATGCAACCGCATCACGGCGGCGTCAAATTGCAGCCGGCAAAAATAGACGACTCAGCACCTCTGAGCAAg ACGTGCACAGGAGAGAGGACGGCACAAAGCGTACTCGGGCCGTTCCCGTCAAGCGTCACTAAATCACCCGTGTGTGAGGTAGAACATGTTCACGTCTGCTTTGTCAAGCGTGCAGATCATCTTCTTCGTTTACTCTGCCAGACCATCCATCACGGTCATCCTCCTCCAGCCTTCGTGCCGCCGCCGCTGCGCAAATGTAAAAACCTCCGAGAGCCTCCTCGCTATGAAGATGCCGTCAAACACACGCGCATGCTGCCTGCTATACAG GGCTTGTGTGCTGCGAGTCAGCAGATGGATGACCTGTTCGACATCCTCATTGAAAGCGGTG AGATGTCTCCCTTCCTCAAACCCGACCCTCCTGACCCCAACAAGCGAGTGCCCGTCACGCCCAGCGTCACCCTCCTGCCCGTCAACACGGTCCTGTCGCGCCCTCCGCCCCGCGTCCAGGTCGCACACATGCCCGCCGAGGAGCTTCCTTTACCCCTGGTCGCCATGGATATGGATCTGGACGACGATGTGGACGCGGACTCCGACCTCCACGCCATGGACTGGCTGGACCTGAGCGTATCGGCAGGCGAGGGCGTCTTCTCCACAGACTTCCTGGACACTTACCAGCTGCTCTAG
- the mrtfbb gene encoding myocardin-related transcription factor B isoform X3 — MGLQSWPPSTAPSMMACLHVETPSICTGKFKSALQLRLQHRRSREQLVEQGIMPPLKAPAAFHERICSLERARTGNLLKHKLSRRPARSELVRMHILKEGEADASVQAAQMKLKRARLADDLSQKISSRPGPMELVEKNILPVDTGVNKGHDGDSPDPREPADVYTFTEDNSDALSPDPCRRTSPSTGSASPIPTDVSLPCSSSSVQQISPKPPGEKTRSSKKSREAKPRIRKLKYHQYIPPDHHKHEFKPLPAAVAAAAHVDAAYVRILQQQQHFLQLQILSQQHFGHQQAALNSTGEFQTSCSAKVSNENCKPNQLPANVDEMKVAELKVELKLRSLPVSGTKMDLIERLKLYHESFAGVETKAPENTPPVSPKVSVSEDNGGADGPAAASPDESGSREKDRRLYEKERQIEELKRRLEREQRLVEQLKLQLEVEKRSQQPGESSPPGLGPLPPLEEERVEVGTEEDTERSLVTPPASALAMQPHHGGVKLQPAKIDDSAPLSKTCTGERTAQSVLGPFPSSVTKSPVCETIHHGHPPPAFVPPPLRKCKNLREPPRYEDAVKHTRMLPAIQGLCAASQQMDDLFDILIESGEMSPFLKPDPPDPNKRVPVTPSVTLLPVNTVLSRPPPRVQVAHMPAEELPLPLVAMDMDLDDDVDADSDLHAMDWLDLSVSAGEGVFSTDFLDTYQLL, encoded by the exons ATGGGACTCCAGAGCTGGCCCCCCAGCACAGCACCCTCCATGATGGCCTGCCTCCATGTGGAGACCCCCTCCATCTGCACGGGCAAATTCAAATCAG CCCTTCAGCTCCGCCTGCAGCACAGACGAAGTCGAGAGCAACTTGTGGAGCAAGGCATCATGCCCC CTCTGAAAGCCCCTGCCGCCTTCCATGAGCGCATTTGCAGTCTGGAGAGAGCGAGG ACAGGGAACTTACTGAAGCACAAGCTTTCCCGCAGACCCGCTCGCTCCGAGCTGGTCCGCATGCACATCCTAAAAG AGGGCGAGGCCGACGCTTCCGTGCAGGCCGCTCAGATGAAGCTGAAGAGGGCGCGGCTGGCCGACGACCTCAGCCAGAAGATCTCCAGCAGGCCTGGACCCATGGAGCTGGTGGAGAAGAACATCCTGCCCGTGGACACCGGTGTCAACAAGGGCCATGACG GTGATAGTCCAGACCCTCGCGAGCCAGCAGATGTGTACACTTTCACTGAGGACAACAGTGACGCTTTATCGCCGGACCCATGTCGCCGAACGTCTCCGAGCACCGGCTCGGCCTCGCCGATTCCGACCGACGTGTCTCTTCCCTGTTCCAGCTCCTCCGTGCAG CAGATCTCGCCAAAGCCGCCGGGCGAGAAAACCCGCAGCAGCAAAAAGAGCCGAGAGGCCAAGCCGAGGATACGCAAGTTAAAGTATCATCAGTACATCCCCCCGGACCACCACAAGCACGAGTTTAAGCCTTTGCCGGcagcggtggcggcggcggcgcacgTGGACGCCGCTTATGTGCGCatcctgcagcagcagcagcattttcTGCAGCTGCAGATCCTTAGCCAGCAGCACTTCGGCCACCAGCAGGCAGCGCTCAA TTCAACAGGCGAGTTCCAAACCAGCTGCTCCGCCAAGGTTTCGAATGAAAACTGCAAGCCGAATCAGTTACCGGCCAACGTGGACGAGATGAAg GTGGCTGAGCTGAAAGTGGAGCTCAAACTGCGCTCACTTCCCGTCTCTGGAACCAAGATGGATCTGATCGAGCGACTAAAGTTGTATCACGAAAGCTTCGCCGGCGTGGAGACGAAAGCTCCCGAAAACACCCCACCGGTGTCCCCCAAAGTGTCCGTCTCGGAGGACAACGGCGGGGCGGACGGTCCCGCGGCGGCCTCTCCGGACGAGAGCGGGTCCCGTGAAAAAGACCGGCGTCTCTACGAGAAGGAGCGTCAGATCGAGGAGCTGAAGAGGAGGCTGGAGCGCGAGCAGAGGCTGGTGGAGCAGCTCAAGCTGCAGCTGGAGGTGGAGAAGAGGAGCCAGCAGCCGGGAGAGTCCTCACCACCCGGCCTCGGTCCTCTTCCTCCCCTGGAGGAGGAACGCGTGGAGGTCGGAACCGAGGAGGACACGGAGCGGAGCCTCGTAACACCGCCTGCCTCGGCGCTCGCAATGCAACCGCATCACGGCGGCGTCAAATTGCAGCCGGCAAAAATAGACGACTCAGCACCTCTGAGCAAg ACGTGCACAGGAGAGAGGACGGCACAAAGCGTACTCGGGCCGTTCCCGTCAAGCGTCACTAAATCACCCGTGTGTGAG ACCATCCATCACGGTCATCCTCCTCCAGCCTTCGTGCCGCCGCCGCTGCGCAAATGTAAAAACCTCCGAGAGCCTCCTCGCTATGAAGATGCCGTCAAACACACGCGCATGCTGCCTGCTATACAG GGCTTGTGTGCTGCGAGTCAGCAGATGGATGACCTGTTCGACATCCTCATTGAAAGCGGTG AGATGTCTCCCTTCCTCAAACCCGACCCTCCTGACCCCAACAAGCGAGTGCCCGTCACGCCCAGCGTCACCCTCCTGCCCGTCAACACGGTCCTGTCGCGCCCTCCGCCCCGCGTCCAGGTCGCACACATGCCCGCCGAGGAGCTTCCTTTACCCCTGGTCGCCATGGATATGGATCTGGACGACGATGTGGACGCGGACTCCGACCTCCACGCCATGGACTGGCTGGACCTGAGCGTATCGGCAGGCGAGGGCGTCTTCTCCACAGACTTCCTGGACACTTACCAGCTGCTCTAG
- the mrtfbb gene encoding myocardin-related transcription factor B isoform X1 translates to MGLQSWPPSTAPSMMACLHVETPSICTGKFKSALQLRLQHRRSREQLVEQGIMPPLKAPAAFHERICSLERARTGNLLKHKLSRRPARSELVRMHILKEGEADASVQAAQMKLKRARLADDLSQKISSRPGPMELVEKNILPVDTGVNKGHDGDSPDPREPADVYTFTEDNSDALSPDPCRRTSPSTGSASPIPTDVSLPCSSSSVQQISPKPPGEKTRSSKKSREAKPRIRKLKYHQYIPPDHHKHEFKPLPAAVAAAAHVDAAYVRILQQQQHFLQLQILSQQHFGHQQAALNSTGEFQTSCSAKVSNENCKPNQLPANVDEMKVAELKVELKLRSLPVSGTKMDLIERLKLYHESFAGVETKAPENTPPVSPKVSVSEDNGGADGPAAASPDESGSREKDRRLYEKERQIEELKRRLEREQRLVEQLKLQLEVEKRSQQPGESSPPGLGPLPPLEEERVEVGTEEDTERSLVTPPASALAMQPHHGGVKLQPAKIDDSAPLSKTCTGERTAQSVLGPFPSSVTKSPVCEVEHVHVCFVKRADHLLRLLCQTIHHGHPPPAFVPPPLRKCKNLREPPRYEDAVKHTRMLPAIQGLCAASQQMDDLFDILIESGEMSPFLKPDPPDPNKRVPVTPSVTLLPVNTVLSRPPPRVQVAHMPAEELPLPLVAMDMDLDDDVDADSDLHAMDWLDLSVSAGEGVFSTDFLDTYQLL, encoded by the exons ATGGGACTCCAGAGCTGGCCCCCCAGCACAGCACCCTCCATGATGGCCTGCCTCCATGTGGAGACCCCCTCCATCTGCACGGGCAAATTCAAATCAG CCCTTCAGCTCCGCCTGCAGCACAGACGAAGTCGAGAGCAACTTGTGGAGCAAGGCATCATGCCCC CTCTGAAAGCCCCTGCCGCCTTCCATGAGCGCATTTGCAGTCTGGAGAGAGCGAGG ACAGGGAACTTACTGAAGCACAAGCTTTCCCGCAGACCCGCTCGCTCCGAGCTGGTCCGCATGCACATCCTAAAAG AGGGCGAGGCCGACGCTTCCGTGCAGGCCGCTCAGATGAAGCTGAAGAGGGCGCGGCTGGCCGACGACCTCAGCCAGAAGATCTCCAGCAGGCCTGGACCCATGGAGCTGGTGGAGAAGAACATCCTGCCCGTGGACACCGGTGTCAACAAGGGCCATGACG GTGATAGTCCAGACCCTCGCGAGCCAGCAGATGTGTACACTTTCACTGAGGACAACAGTGACGCTTTATCGCCGGACCCATGTCGCCGAACGTCTCCGAGCACCGGCTCGGCCTCGCCGATTCCGACCGACGTGTCTCTTCCCTGTTCCAGCTCCTCCGTGCAG CAGATCTCGCCAAAGCCGCCGGGCGAGAAAACCCGCAGCAGCAAAAAGAGCCGAGAGGCCAAGCCGAGGATACGCAAGTTAAAGTATCATCAGTACATCCCCCCGGACCACCACAAGCACGAGTTTAAGCCTTTGCCGGcagcggtggcggcggcggcgcacgTGGACGCCGCTTATGTGCGCatcctgcagcagcagcagcattttcTGCAGCTGCAGATCCTTAGCCAGCAGCACTTCGGCCACCAGCAGGCAGCGCTCAA TTCAACAGGCGAGTTCCAAACCAGCTGCTCCGCCAAGGTTTCGAATGAAAACTGCAAGCCGAATCAGTTACCGGCCAACGTGGACGAGATGAAg GTGGCTGAGCTGAAAGTGGAGCTCAAACTGCGCTCACTTCCCGTCTCTGGAACCAAGATGGATCTGATCGAGCGACTAAAGTTGTATCACGAAAGCTTCGCCGGCGTGGAGACGAAAGCTCCCGAAAACACCCCACCGGTGTCCCCCAAAGTGTCCGTCTCGGAGGACAACGGCGGGGCGGACGGTCCCGCGGCGGCCTCTCCGGACGAGAGCGGGTCCCGTGAAAAAGACCGGCGTCTCTACGAGAAGGAGCGTCAGATCGAGGAGCTGAAGAGGAGGCTGGAGCGCGAGCAGAGGCTGGTGGAGCAGCTCAAGCTGCAGCTGGAGGTGGAGAAGAGGAGCCAGCAGCCGGGAGAGTCCTCACCACCCGGCCTCGGTCCTCTTCCTCCCCTGGAGGAGGAACGCGTGGAGGTCGGAACCGAGGAGGACACGGAGCGGAGCCTCGTAACACCGCCTGCCTCGGCGCTCGCAATGCAACCGCATCACGGCGGCGTCAAATTGCAGCCGGCAAAAATAGACGACTCAGCACCTCTGAGCAAg ACGTGCACAGGAGAGAGGACGGCACAAAGCGTACTCGGGCCGTTCCCGTCAAGCGTCACTAAATCACCCGTGTGTGAGGTAGAACATGTTCACGTCTGCTTTGTCAAGCGTGCAGATCATCTTCTTCGTTTACTCTGCCAGACCATCCATCACGGTCATCCTCCTCCAGCCTTCGTGCCGCCGCCGCTGCGCAAATGTAAAAACCTCCGAGAGCCTCCTCGCTATGAAGATGCCGTCAAACACACGCGCATGCTGCCTGCTATACAG GGCTTGTGTGCTGCGAGTCAGCAGATGGATGACCTGTTCGACATCCTCATTGAAAGCGGTG AGATGTCTCCCTTCCTCAAACCCGACCCTCCTGACCCCAACAAGCGAGTGCCCGTCACGCCCAGCGTCACCCTCCTGCCCGTCAACACGGTCCTGTCGCGCCCTCCGCCCCGCGTCCAGGTCGCACACATGCCCGCCGAGGAGCTTCCTTTACCCCTGGTCGCCATGGATATGGATCTGGACGACGATGTGGACGCGGACTCCGACCTCCACGCCATGGACTGGCTGGACCTGAGCGTATCGGCAGGCGAGGGCGTCTTCTCCACAGACTTCCTGGACACTTACCAGCTGCTCTAG